The sequence below is a genomic window from Calonectris borealis chromosome 33, bCalBor7.hap1.2, whole genome shotgun sequence.
gcaccggcagctccggcttctcccttctcccctcgcTCTCCTCGCGGGCCCTGCGGTGCAAGATGGGGTCAGCAGCCGGCAGGGACAGCCGGGGGACGGGGACAAATGTGGGGGTGTCCCTGCTGTCACTCACCTTGACTCCTGGCTCCCCTTGGATTCCCGGGGCCCCCGATTCACCGGGGTCCCCCTGAAATGGGAACAGAGAGAAGTCAACAACCCCCCCACCCGGTGCCACCCCGTCCCCCCTCTGGGACCAAGCCCTCCCCTTGCCCCATGGACCCGCTGCGGCCCCACGGCCTCGCCCCACCTCTGCACCCCGTTAGCGCGGCTCCCCCCTCGGGGAACGAACCCCGGTGCCCAGGGACATACCTTCTCACCAGGAGGTCCCAGGTTCCCAACACCtccagggggtccctggggtccctgcggaggggtggggggagagcagAAGCCggtcaccccagcaccccacacggGGAAGGACAGGGGGAAAAGTGGGGTCACTTACGTCCGCTCCAGAGGGTCCAGCTGGGCCACGGGGGCctggggggccgggcgggccctgggggtgggggagaaagcAGAGGGTGAGGGTGCTCCTGGGGTACCCCCACCCAGAGCGAcacgggggcgggaggggacgaGGTCACTTACCATGGGGCCCACGTCACCCGTTTCACCCTTCTCACCGGCCGGACCCGGCAAACCCTGGGACGAGAGCGAGCGTTAACAAGGTGGGGGCAcagcgggtgctgggggggggggcagatgtggggcactGGGTGGTGGGGGGGCAAACAGCGACGAATATGTAACTGGGGGGGGCGGCTGGGCACATCTGGATACAACAGGCAAGAGGTGCAGCTGGGGCACAGCTggattggggggggggcacagtgGGGTGGGGGCAGCAGGGGATGCTCCCCAGCTGGGTACCCaaacccccagcccctcctgggtgttccccaccccccccattttggggacaGGCAGGACGGGTGCAGTGGCACTGCCCTGGAGCGAGGGGGTGGCcgtggggtgttgggggggggaggggggggatacCTGCTCACCTGGAGCCcgatggggccgggggggccgttGAAGCCCCGCGTCCCCTCGTCGCCCTTGGCCCCGAAGTGTCCCTGGGGACCTCTGGCACCCGGTTCCCCGTCGGCACCCTGCAAGGCGGGAGGAGGGTCGGCCGCCGCTCGCCCCCGGAGGACGGGGGCGTCTCCTCGCCGAGACCGTCCCCTCCTTGCCGTGACCCCAGGGGTGGCACAGGACCCCCCCATCCCGCATCGTGCCCCCAACCGTGGCGTTGTCCTGCCTCTGGGATACTCACGGCGGCTCCGGGCTGCCCGACCGACCCGATGGGCCCGGGGGGACCAGGAGGACCCTGCAAGGGAGGGAAGGGGTCAGTGaggctgggacagccctgggggacagcggggacgaggtctggagggggggggacacgggtcACACTCACGTGCTCGCCCTTGTTGCCTTTGCTGCCCTTCTGTCCCGGCTCGCCCACCTCGCCCtgggtgggggagaaggagggcgCTCAGCCCCAGCGCGtcggggggcacggggacacgggggcagGGTAGGACCTCACCTTGTCACCGTCCTCCCCAGGGCCGCCGGGGGGGCCGGCTGGACCAGGCAAACCCACGGGACCCTGAACGCCGTCCCGGCCAGCGGGACCCATGGGGCCCTTCTCACCCTAGAGGGATGGGAAAAGGGGCgttgcggggggtgggggggtgaggggtgcagGCGCCCACCCCCTTGCACCCCTCCCGGACCCGCCGTCTCTCCCTGCGGGATGCGAGCGGGATGTCCCTGAGGACTCACGGGAACTCCTTTCTCTCCGGCGGGGCCCGGTGGTCCCTGTGGTCCCGGTCGTCCTGGGGGGCCAACGGGACCACCTTGCCCCGGGCCACCTCTCTCCCCAGGGGAGCCCTGGGGGaagatggaggggggggggagggcgtcAGCCCGAGGGGAGCCATGGGGCCGCGGGGAACGGGGCACCAAGGCTCATGGTGGGGGGGACACACTCACTgcgggtcctgggggtcctgctgGTCCCTCGTTGCCTTTCAGCCCTGGGCCGCCCTGTGAGATGAAGGGGGGGTCAGTGCgatgctgctggggggggtgggctggaggggagggtcCCGGCTGAGCCGAGGAAGGGATTTACTCACCGGGGTGCCGGGCAGACCCCGCTCACCGGGGAAACCCCGTAAGCCGGCGGGACCGTCCTTCCCGGGGGAGCCAGTGGGGCCGGGGTCTCCCTAGGGCGAGAGGGGGTGAGATGGGGGGGGGGCTCCATGCCCCGGTACCCCATCCCACTCCCCAGGGACCCTCACCATGCCCGCAGCAccttcccacccctcccaccATCTCACCTTGGTGCCCTCCTTGCCGGATGGTCCCGGTAGCCCTTGTTctcctggggggccgggggggcccgggtGGCCTCTCTCCCCCATGGGGCCAGACTCGCCAGCGGCTCCCTGGCACACGGAGGGGGGGGGAGCAAGAGTCAGTGCAGCCCCGGgggaattggggaccccccccaacccacccacACGAGGCCGAGCTCACCTGAGGTCCCACTAcccctggggggccgggggggccggtcTTGCCTTGGAAGccctggaggagagaggagaaggcgggggggggtcAGCACCAGGAGTAACTTGTGAGTAAGGCAAGAGTAGCCTGGGAGTAGCAAGGTGTCCCTGAGGAAGGATGGGGGGGCGgcgaggagggggctggggggggttggggacaagTGGCGGGGACAGGAGAGCGGCTGGAGGGGCAGCATGGGTGTCAGCACGGTGGGGAGGACACACAGGCAGACTTACGACTTCTCCTCGCTGCCCGGGGTGCCCGGGGAGCCCGTCCTTGCCGGGGGGGCCCTGCGGGGAGAGGAGCAGCGGGTGAGCGGCGCTGGGGGCACCTcacgtgtgtgtgtggggggggaccCCGCTACTTACGGGGGGTCCTTTGGGTCCTGGGAAGCCGTTGGGTCCCTGCGGTCCTGGCAGACCCTAGAGGGGAGAAGAGCAGGGTAGTTGGGGACGGTGCTAATTAACACAGAGCTCGTTAGCGGAGCAtcaccaaacccccccccccggccccggcgcaaGGGTTGCACTGAGACGGAGCTGCGTGCGCCGGAGGGGGGGTGAGCTGGGGGTCTGGGTGACGGCGGGCACTGGGTGGGTGCCAGAGCCCGGCATAGGCGCGATGGGTGGCTGGTGGGGATGGCACCAGGGTGCTCGTGcaagctgggacccccccaccccaaatccaGGCTGGGACGCCCACTTACCCGTTCAcctggggggccgtgggggccgTCGCTGCCAGACgtgccctgggggggggcgaGGAAGGTTTTGGGTGCCCAGCGGGTGACCGGCTACGGCACACGTCGGTGCCGGAGCTGCCACACGCGTGTGCGATTGCACACGCACGAGGGTCGGGGGGTGCCCACCCCCCCAAGCCTGACCTTCGCCCCTGACTTTCCGGTGGCTCCTCGTGGTCCCCGCTGGCCCCTGGGACcctgcgggaggaggaggagggggggtgatGGATGGTCCATCACCCCCTACCTGcggagccccccaccccacagatTGGGGGCTGTTGGGCCCCCCATTTCCAATCTGGCTGGGTAGGGCACCCCAGGAAAGGGGTGTGGGGAGAccacagctccccccccccccaattaaccCTGCCCCATACTCACCGTGGGGCCGCGCTCGCCCCTGGGCCCCGATTTGCCGGACAGACCCTATAAGAGAAAACGCTTCAGAGACACATggagggggggacagggcagggacccccccccctgGTGCTTGTGTCCCCTCTCTGCTTCGCAGCTGGTCCCCGAGGGGGGACACGAGCCGGGGGGTCACTCACCCGCGCGCCCTTCTCGCCGTTGCTGCCCGGGAATCCGGGGAAACCCTGCGATCCCTGGGGATGGAGAGGAATTGGGGTGAGCGGTGctgaggcgggggaggggggtgggcacgtggggcagccccacggccgcCACGCTCACCTTGGGACCCTGACGTCCCGGGTAGCCGGGCAGGCCTGGCACTCCCAGCTTCCCCTGTGGGAGAGAGACGTGATGGGGGGGTGTCACGGGGTGCCCGCGGGGGTCTTCgcaccccgccgcccccccccacccggcCATGTCCGCATCCCCTCGCCGTGTCACCTTCTCTCCGACCAGCCCGATGGGACCGGGGTCACCGGTGGGTCCCGTCCGCCCCTTGGGACCTTCGGGTCCGTCCTCACCCCGGGAGCCGGGCACGCCGACTTCGCCCTACGGGAGATGCCGGGAGGGAGGCATCAGGGTGGTCCAGCcggggcagcagccctggggggacatcagggacccccccccccagcacctacCCGGTCTCCTTTCACGCCCATGTCCCCCTTGAAGCCGGGGAAGCCTTCCTCGCCCTGCGGgagaggatgaggatggaggtgCTGGCGTTGAGGCGCAGGGGACGGCGACGCAGCCCGGTTGCCGGCCGGGGACCACCGCAccgccggcggggtgggggggcacggggacagacACCCACCTTCTCGCCCTTGTGTCCTTTCAGCCCCCGGATGCCGTCCACTCCCTAGGGAGAGAGGAGCGGGGTGACCCACGGCGCGAGGAGGCGTCACGGCTCCCGATTCCTCccgtttttcccccaaaaaagtgcATTTGGCCGATACATGctgcccccccctgccccccccccccaaaaatccgGCACTGACCTTCACACCGCGTGGGCCTGGGTAGCCGATGGGTCCCTGGGGACCCGAGGGGCCCTGCGGAGGGAGGGGGAGGTTTGCACCGTGCGCCAGGGGACGTTCAGGGGGGccaccatgggaccccccccgcagacgtggggccggggctgctcgttgcccccccgggggggggcaaaAGAGGGGCAGAGCCCTGGGAGGGGGCCGCGCGGTGCTTTACCTGGTTGCCCTTGGTGCCGGGGGGTCCCTCCTTCCCAGGGTGACCCTGGGGACAGAAGAGGGGACGACGGGGACGAGGAGAGACCTTGAGGCGGGGCACGTGGCTCCAtccgcatcccccccccccccagcctgcgtCTCCCCCCTGACAGACCCACAACCAGCCCCCTCGGTGGCTCCGTCCCagcctggggggacacggggacagcgggggacatggggacagcggggtcaGCCGGGGCCGGCGCGTGACCGGAGCATCCTTCGGATGCTGGATgcgtccctgggtgggggggggacagtgCCCGGGGGCGATGGGGGGGGTACTCACGGGGGGTCCGTCGGAGCCGGGCATGCCGGGCAAGCCGGGTTTCCCTTGGGGACCCTGCAGAGAGAGGAGTCGGGGTGAGCGCCGGCAGCGAGGGAGGGGAGCAGCCTCGTGTGTCCCCCCCAATTCCCCCGTGCACCCCCCAAGATTTGGGACCTGGCACCCACCTTCTCTCCAGGAGGTCCCGTGGCACCTTGTGGTCCTGGGAGACCCTAAAACacagagatgggggggggggtgttaccTCCTTGTGTCCCCCCGCTTGCTCcagggggagggaggctggggggggggtccagcTCCTGGCCGAAATGGGGGTGCTCACCTGGGTTCCGGGGGTCCCCTGTTGACCGGGGGGTCCGGGCTCTCCTTGCGGCCCCTGTGGCGGTCAGAGATGGTGGGTCAGTGGTCGAGGACCCCACTAGGGACACGCCAATGTCTCCAGTGGGGCATCGTGTGTCCCCAGTGGGGGTGTCACGGGGGGGGTTGGGCACCCCACGGAGAGACAGCAGTGGGGGGACACTGCTGCGGGGAAGCTCGCAGCACCCCGGGGGGACGGACTGGCCGCCCCCCACTCACCAGGTTCCCCTTGGGACCGACGGGACCGTCCATGCCGCGCACGCCCTGCGGAGGAGATGGGTGCTGAGCGGGTGCGGGGGGGACAGCGGGTTTGGGAGGGGGTCTTACCACCGCACTTACCGGGGGGCCGGGGATTCCCGGGGGGCCTTTGGGGCCGAGCAGACCTCTGGGTCCCTGCGAGGGTAGACGGGGCGTTAAGGGGGTACCCGGGGTGGGCGTCTTTGCTCCCAAAGGTGGTGGGAGTGTGAcgtgtgtccccccaccccaccccaggaTCACGGTGCCATCCCCGCCGTGGCACCCGCTTCGTCCCCCGCCTCGACCTGCGCGAGACCCTCGTGGGCGCAAGACCCCGTACCGCTTCTCCGGGGAGTCCTCGGGGTCCCACCTCTCCGTCGTCACCCTGCGGAGGGACGAGGGGGGCGGTCAGCGGGGATGGCAGGGGGGGGTCCAGGCTGTCCCACCCCGGTGGTCCCAGCACCCAGCTCATCCGGAGCCACTCACCCTCTCGCCATCCTCGCCGGGGGGTCCCGGCATGCCCTGCGAGCCGGTTTCACCCTACGGGGCAAAAACCCAGGTCAGCCGGCGGGTACCGGTGCCAAGGGGTgcgaaaaaggggggggggttcAGCacggcgggggggtggggggcgcgggTGGCAGCAGGTAAAGGGGGCGTTGAGCGACGGCGGGGCGGCGTGAATGCGCTCAGTGTGCGCGGGCAGCCGGCCGTGAATGGGGGCTCTGTGCCGGCCGGAGGGGTGGGAAggcggctggcggcggcagcGGTGACGGCGGGCGCTGGTGTTTGCTCAGGCCGCGGTTTACGGGTGCAGCCGGTGGAGGGGTCCCGAGGAAGaaggagccggggcggggggggggggggggttgtgggtaCCCCCAAGCCAGGCATGCCCAGGGGTGGAGGCAGGGTGAAGGCAGCGGGGTGCGTAGGCAGgagcggggggctccgggggtgcCGTCCCCCCGGCCGCGGTGACTCACCCGGTGGCCTTTGTcacccggcagccccggcagcccatCGAAGCCACGGTCAccctgggtggggaggggggacgaCACAGAGATGTCACCAAGGTGCCACCAAGGACACCCCTCGGAGCAAGGGGGACCTCTGGGATCAGCTGGGATCCGGGATCAGCCGGGGACCTGGATCAGCCCCACAGAGGGACCCCCGGAGCGGCAGGGGGTCCggcgctgccccccaccccatcacTCCCCACCCCAAGGAATCGGCTTGTTCAATCCCGGATCCGCACTCCGATCCCAGCTCTGATCCCACAGGATTCCCGCATCCCCGCCTGCCGTGGGGCCGCCAGCTGCCGGCCCggtgtggggggtccccagcagagctctcctgggtgggcacccaagggtgctccaGGTCCCGGTGACCGGGTGGGGGGGGATCCGAGGGGATACCCCAACGCTGGCTCGGGAGCATCCCGGCCGTTACCTTAACGCCGGGATCACCGGGCATCCCCCGTGCGCCGTCAGCCCCCGGTCGGCCCTGCCGGACAcagagggggtgagggggggtctGTGGACACCtcccccccatcccttcccctcccagcccccccaactcACCCTCCGGCCAGGCTTTCCCGGGGGTCCGGTCAGGCCCTGAGGACCTCGGGGACCCTGCAGAGAGGGAGGGCAGAGTGTTAACGAGGTCCCGGATAACGAGGTGCATAAGGtggcgtggggggggggaggtcatCGGGGTCCGCTCGCCCCCCCCCATCCTTGGGGCTCACCTGGGGGCCGAAGTCTCCGGACTCCCCCTTCATGCCGGTGCTGCCAGGCTGCCCCTGCGAGCGAGAATGTGGGGGGCAATCATGGGGGTTCCCCCCCacagacacccccaaacccccccatcccacagccttcatcccctccccaaccccacaCTGAGGGGGGGggcaccagcccccccccccactcccccctcaCCGCCGCCACCCCCCAAACTCCACCAAGACGCCGATACCCACCATGGGTCCGGGGCGGCCGGTGTACCCCATgggtccgggggggccccgcAGGGCCAGCTGGGGGGGGACAAGCAGAGAGGGGGGGTTATTCCTCAGCGGGGGGGGTACGGGGGCAAAACCAGGTCACCGGGTGCAGGATGCGACCCCCGGGCACCCCTGGGTCCAGCACCCACGGGGTGCGAGCAGCTTTGGGGACCCCAtcggagggtgctggggggggtgtctcATGGGGGatatcccccccccaaaatgctgacacccccccccccagactcACCCGGGCTTGCTGCAGGATGGCCTGAGCCTGCGCCTCCTGCGCCGCCACCGCCGGACCCttgtcgccgccgccgctcccgaaGCGGAACTGGGACAGGCAGAtggggggatggggatgggtgcccccccccgcccccaaaactggggggggggggggtcaccccatcACTCCTCGCCCAGCTCCCCCGCCCCACTCACCGGCAGCATCATGGAGGTGCCGGGGGGTCCGGGGGTCCCGTCGGAGCCGGGGAGGCCAGCACGGCCGGGGGGGCCCTGTTAGGGACAGGCAGGGGGGGGTCAGTGGCACGAGGGGGGGGTCAATGGCACAAGGGGGGGGTCAATGGCACAAGGGCGGGGGGTCAACACCACGATGGAGGTTTTTGGAGGGGCCCCCCCAAGCCCGTACTCACCCTCTCGCCGGGCTCTCCCGGGGCTCCCGGGGGTCCCTGCGTCCCCGGTGGTCCCGAAATGccctgggagggggagggagcagagacATGGGGTGATggtggcaccgggggggggggtgacaacGGGGTGCTACCCCTCACCCCCCATATACCATCACCCAAGGCGGGGGGTCTTACCGCAGGTCCCTCGGGACCGGGGGGACCCTCCACCAACATGCCCTGTgggaggagaggcgggggggcgttAGTGGGGGGCAGCATCCGACCCCGGGGTGCTGTCACCGGCCGGGGGGGCACTGCAAATTGAggcgggggggacacacacacacacagacgtaCCGGTTCGAGGACGGCGGGCTCGCCCTTCTCGCCCTTGTAGCCCCTGACGCCGCGCACAGCCTGGGGGTGGCAGACATGTAACCCCCCCAAGAGGGACCCGTCAGTGCagggcaccccggggaccccgtgtcccccccccatcccacagccaTGGGGGTCTCCGGCCCCCCGGCCCGGACATCCCCGTTAACGCAGCCTTAATCAGGGCTGAGCTTAAGGGATGGGGttaaaacccccccaaaacacaccccagcccccccaaggGTGGGtcaggaagggggaggggggatttaggaactgggggggggggatggaccCCTCAGTTCAAatcccagcccccctcccccgccctgaGATGGCagcgtggggggggggtgggaattACCTCGTCCCGCAGCGGTAATTAACACCAGCGCCGCCGTTAATTGGGGGGAGCAGACGGGGCGAAGCACACGGGGCAGcaaagggggaggggggcgggtGATGATGTCACGCGCGGCCCAAGTGACATCACACCCTAGGCAAGGGTGAGGACAAGCGGCGGGGACGGCggcaaatggggggggggggggacacgcacaCACGGGGCCGTGCAGAGCCAACACGGGGAAGGGGACGAGACGGACGTGGAGacgggacggacggacggacggacacgGAGACGAGCCGGGACGGACActcaggacccccccacccccacttaCGCCCAGCTCCTCGGGGTGGTCCGTATAGACGTACTCATACGCCCGGCCGGgacccccatcctcctcctcctcctcctcctgccgccccgACGgcggggtgatgggcaccccgAGGAGAGACGGCGTTAACAGGcgcatggcggggggggggggcaaacccCCCCCCATCTCGCCCACCCGGttccccattgcacccccccaccccgtcccacGGCGCGCAGGGGACCCCGGGGTCCGGGGGTggtgggtgtcccccccacccggGTGTTACCTGCGCCGGCCCCGTCTCCTCCCAGGAGGCACCGtcggggtcccgggggggtcccggggcgtaATCCGGGTACACGGTGGCCCCCCAGGGCTCCTCCgtggggggcagccccccatcctgggtgggggagggtggggagaggtCATGGGAGAGCGGGCGAgagggacggacagacggacaagCGAAGCGATGGATGATGGAGACAcacagccggggggggggggggggggggtcgaggGGGTTAGTAAGTGGCTCCCCAAAAACTCACCCGGATCGTTTTGGGGGACAAAGCGATGGCGGGGGAGGGGAGCCGGACACCAGTGGGGTGTGAAATTCGGGGGGGCGGGCGAGAGAAATAAAGGCGGGGAGCGACTCGCTGGAaagggggtcccccccccaatCTTTCCAGCACTCCCCCCGCTTTAGTTGCATCGCCGGGACGTCGCCGAACGGCCCCGTggggggacggacggacggacggacggactcGGGATCCCGGCCCGGGATCGTTCTCTACCTGCTGGTAGCTGTTGCCTTGGCTCCTGGCCCCgttcctggggggggggctcagccccatctTGCTGTTTTCGGGGGGACCCCCATTCCCGGGATGATTCCCGAGGGCTTTCCCCTTCCCGAGGGATTTCCCGTAGGTGGGTGCCGTGTTCATCATCCGCTGTTTTTTCGGGGTGCCGGCCCTGGGGGGGCccttggggttgggggggttctAACTCCCAGCGCGGCGAGGAAGAGGACGGTGGCAGCGATGAAGAGGCGGCAGCAGCGACACACAGACACAAacccacccggggggggggaattggggggggggggggagacaaaACACAAAGCGTGAGGTCCCCGGGGACGGCACgagcgcggcgggggggggggaccccaggtcCCCCCCTGGGTGCAGCATCCCCatgcacccacccccccccccattccccattgCCTTCCATGCTcctgcctggggtgggggtggggggctgcgaCACAActgggacggacagacggacggacggacggacagacgggaACCCTGCCCGCCGTTACCTtttcggggaccccccccggggggggcccgtCCTCGCTATTAGTGTAGTAGTAGGGGTACTCGTAGTACTCCACAGCCTCCTCGGAGtacttggggggggggacatgACGATGGGGGAGGGGCGAGAAGAAGCAAACGTCACCGAAACACAGCCATTATGGGGGGGGACGacacgtcccccccccccccgccgacccCATCCCTGTTGCGGGGGGTAAACCCACCCTGGAgcaacccccccctccccccaagggAGAAGGGGATCCCTCCCCAC
It includes:
- the COL11A2 gene encoding collagen alpha-2(XI) chain, which gives rise to MLLGARTGSCYWEHWWDWGGAARSAPGCCWELLLGALGGLGRSGEPVDVLKVLQLHSLPEGVKKVPGFCSQRGAGSDVAYRITRQAQLSAPTRQLFAGKFPEDFSIMALVKTKPGVQAFLLSIYNQDGVQQLGVELGRSPVFLYEDQHGRPAPEDYPLFRGIDLADGKWHRVALSVSRRSVTLLVDCRQRETRPLPRSPRPLLDTRGITVFGTRILDEEVFQGDIQQLLIVADPQAAFDYCEHYGPGCAAAADGGPQAQEPPRQQQEYSEEAVEYYEYPYYYTNSEDGPPPGGVPEKDGGLPPTEEPWGATVYPDYAPGPPRDPDGASWEETGPAQEEEEEEDGGPGRAYEYVYTDHPEELGAVRGVRGYKGEKGEPAVLEPGMLVEGPPGPEGPAGISGPPGTQGPPGAPGEPGERGPPGRAGLPGSDGTPGPPGTSMMLPFRFGSGGGDKGPAVAAQEAQAQAILQQARLALRGPPGPMGYTGRPGPMGQPGSTGMKGESGDFGPQGPRGPQGLTGPPGKPGRRGRPGADGARGMPGDPGVKGDRGFDGLPGLPGDKGHRGETGSQGMPGPPGEDGERGDDGEVGPRGLPGEAGPRGLLGPKGPPGIPGPPGVRGMDGPVGPKGNLGPQGEPGPPGQQGTPGTQGLPGPQGATGPPGEKGPQGKPGLPGMPGSDGPPGHPGKEGPPGTKGNQGPSGPQGPIGYPGPRGVKGVDGIRGLKGHKGEKGEEGFPGFKGDMGVKGDRGEVGVPGSRGEDGPEGPKGRTGPTGDPGPIGLVGEKGKLGVPGLPGYPGRQGPKGSQGFPGFPGSNGEKGARGLSGKSGPRGERGPTGPRGQRGPRGATGKSGAKGTSGSDGPHGPPGERGLPGPQGPNGFPGPKGPPGPPGKDGLPGHPGQRGEVGFQGKTGPPGPPGVVGPQGAAGESGPMGERGHPGPPGPPGEQGLPGPSGKEGTKGDPGPTGSPGKDGPAGLRGFPGERGLPGTPGGPGLKGNEGPAGPPGPAGSPGERGGPGQGGPVGPPGRPGPQGPPGPAGEKGVPGEKGPMGPAGRDGVQGPVGLPGPAGPPGGPGEDGDKGEVGEPGQKGSKGNKGEHGPPGPPGPIGSVGQPGAAGADGEPGARGPQGHFGAKGDEGTRGFNGPPGPIGLQGLPGPAGEKGETGDVGPMGPPGPPGPRGPAGPSGADGPQGPPGGVGNLGPPGEKGDPGESGAPGIQGEPGVKGPRGERGEKGEAGAAGAAGPPGGKGPPGDDGPKGNPGPVGFPGDPGPPGEMGPRGQDGAKGERGEDGEPGEPGSPGPTGENGPPGPLGKRGPAGSPGPEGRQGEKGAKGEPGAVGAPGKTGPVGPQGLAGKQGPDGLRGLPGSVGEQGKPGTTGQAGPPGPVGPPGLPGLKGDTGAKGEKGHPGLIGLIGPPGEQGEKGDRGLPGPQGSTGQKGETGIPGATGPIGPAGPPGLPGPAGPKGAKGAMGQAGPKGERGPPGPPGHPGPPGEVIQPLPIQLPKKSKRSIDASKLVDEEEGEDGERAAADQAARDYADGMEEIFGSLNSLKQEIEGLRRPMGTRDNPARTCQDLQLSHPGLPDGEYWIDPNQGCARDSFKVYCNFTAGGETCVFPSKDIQEVKMSAWEKEVSQQWFSQFQEGSRFSYTDSESQPLGVVQLTFLRLLSVSARQNFTYHCHRSVAWHSTTSGDHQRALRFLAANEEELSYDTSPYIKAVMDGCAARKGSSRTVLEVSTPRLEQLPLLDVRVMDFGEPGQRFGFEVGPVCFLG